The following are encoded in a window of Numida meleagris isolate 19003 breed g44 Domestic line chromosome 9, NumMel1.0, whole genome shotgun sequence genomic DNA:
- the KLHL25 gene encoding kelch-like protein 25, with protein sequence MSVSVHENRKSRTSTGSMNILLFHKASHPDCVLSHLNTLRKHCMFTDVTLWAGNRSFPCHRAVLAASSRYFEAMFSNGLRESLDDEVNFHDSLHPEVLELLLDFAYSSRIIINEENAESLLEAGDMLQFHDVRDAAAEFLEKNLYPSNCLGMMLLSDAHQCRRLYELSWRMCLVNFETVHKSEDFNNLSKDTLLDLISSDELEIEDEEKVFKAVLQWVKYDLDERKAYLPELLRNVRLALLPSECLREALACEDLIMVDERNKLVLDEAIQCKKKILQNDGIVTSPCARPRKAGHTLLILGGQTFMCDKIYQVDQKAKEIIPKADLPSPRKEFSACAIGCKVYITGGRGSENGVSKDVWVYDTVHEEWSKAAPMLIARFGHGSAELENCLYVVGGHTAVAGVFPASPSVSLKQVEKYDPASNKWMMVAPLRDGVSNAAVVSARLKLFVFGGTSIHRDMVSKVQCYDPVENRWTIKAECPQPWRYTAAAVLGSQIFIMGGDTEFTAASAYRFDCETDQWTRIGDMTAKRMSCHALASGNKLYVVGGYFGTQRCKTLDCYDPTSDTWNCITTVPYSLIPTAFVSTWKHLPS encoded by the coding sequence ATGTCCGTCAGCGTCCACGAGAACCGCAAGTCCCGGACGAGCACGGGCTCCATGAACATCCTGCTTTTCCACAAAGCTTCCCACCCCGACTGCGTCTTGTCCCACCTGAACACCCTCCGGAAGCACTGCATGTTCACCGACGTCACCCTTTGGGCAGGAAACAGGTCGTTCCCATGTCACCGCGCAGTGCTGGCTGCCTCCAGCAGGTACTTCGAAGCCATGTTTAGCAACGGCCTCCGGGAGAGCTTGGATGATGAGGTGAATTTCCATGACAGCCTCCATCcggaggtgctggagctgctgctggactTTGCTTATTCCTCTCGGATCATCATCAACGAGGAAAATGCGGAGTCCCTCCTGGAGGCTGGAGACATGTTGCAGTTCCACGATGTCCGAGACGCGGCAGCCGAGTTCCTGGAGAAGAATCTCTACCCTTCCAACTGCCTGGGCATGATGCTGCTCTCAGATGCCCATCAGTGCCGGCGGCTCTATGAGCTCTCCTGGAGGATGTGCCTGGTCAACTTTGAGACTGTTCACAAGAGCGAGGACTTCAACAACCTTTCCAAGGACACTCTGTTGGACCTAATCTCCAGTGACGAGTTAGAAATtgaggatgaggaaaaggtCTTTAAGGCCGTCCTTCAGTGGGTGAAGTATGATCTGGATGAGCGGAAGGCCTATCTCCCAGAGCTTCTGAGGAATGTCCGCTTGGCCTTGCTTCCTTCTGAATGCCTCAGGGAAGCCTTGGCTTGTGAGGACCTGATCATGGTGGATGAAAGGAACAAGCTTGTCCTGGACGAAGCCATTCAGTGCAAGAAGAAGATCCTCCAGAATGACGGGATTGTCACCAGTCCCTGTGCCAGACCTCGCAAAGCCGGGCACACCTTGCTGATCCTGGGAGGACAGACTTTCATGTGTGACAAGATCTACCAAGTGGATCAAAAAGCGAAGGAAATTATCCCCAAAGCAGACCTGCCGAGCCCACGGAAAGAGTTCAGCGCCTGTGCCATTGGCTGCAAAGTGTACATCACTGGTGGCAGGGGCTCAGAGAACGGGGTCTCCAAAGATGTATGGGTTTATGATACTGTTCATGAGGAATGGTCAAAAGCTGCCCCCATGTTGATAGCACGGTTTGGGCATGGCTCAGCCGAGCTGGAAAACTGCCTGTATGTGGTTGGTGGACACACTGCCGTGGCTGGGGTCTTCCCTGCATCACCTTCTGTTTCCTTGAAGCAAGTAGAGAAGTATGATCCCGCATCCAACAAATGGATGATGGTGGCTCCTTTGAGAGATGGTGTGAGCAATGCTGCGGTGGTAAGCGCCAGGCTCAAACTTTTTGTCTTCGGTGGAACCAGCATCCACCGGGACATGGTGTCCAAAGTGCAGTGCTACGATCCGGTGGAGAATCGGTGGACGATCAAAGCGGAATGCCCACAGCCCTGGCGCTACACTGCAGCCGCAGTCCTGGGCAGTCAGATTTTCATCATGGGGGGAGACACGGAGTTCACAGCAGCATCTGCCTATCGCTTTGACTGCGAGACAGACCAGTGGACACGCATCGGGGACATGACAGCCAAGCGCATGTCATGCCATGCTTTGGCCTCGGGAAATAAACTCTATGTGGTGGGTGGTTACTTTGGGACTCAGAGGTGCAAAACGCTGGACTGCTACGACCCTACATCAGACACGTGGAACTGTATCACAACGGTGCCTTATTCACTCATCCCCACAGCTTTTGTCAGCACCTGGAAGCACTTGCCGTCATGA